In a single window of the uncultured Dysgonomonas sp. genome:
- a CDS encoding efflux RND transporter periplasmic adaptor subunit, translated as MNKLVLRQCIYGVLLIGTVACSANKEDKNEERRVPVKIQEVSSMNNSYKQEYIGSVEGENAVDISFQTGGNIEQIYFQEGQAVQKGQLLARLNTISLQSMYDASKAALNRAQDAYNRLTVLHDNNSLPEIQYVEVKTALEQAQSAERIARKGLSDCNLYAPFSGIVSKRYLDAGANVMPGSPVYNLVTINTVKVKIAIPEREISALRVGQACTIKISALDDSSFDGKIVEKGISAHPVSHTYDIKVQIVNKDSRIMPGMVCKAYLSNDRTSTGNKFSDIVVPLKSVQLDASGKHFVWLKDSQDKAVYKEVVLGKLIGNGVTIVGGLKDGDELITEGYQNISPGSVVEVTNK; from the coding sequence ATGAATAAATTAGTCTTAAGACAGTGCATTTATGGAGTGCTCCTAATCGGCACAGTAGCCTGTTCTGCGAATAAAGAAGATAAAAATGAGGAACGCAGAGTACCTGTAAAAATACAGGAGGTAAGTTCAATGAATAATAGTTATAAACAGGAATACATCGGTTCCGTTGAAGGTGAAAACGCCGTGGATATAAGTTTTCAAACAGGTGGAAATATTGAACAGATATACTTCCAGGAAGGGCAAGCTGTGCAAAAGGGGCAACTGTTGGCCCGGCTAAACACAATATCCCTGCAAAGTATGTATGATGCATCTAAAGCAGCTTTAAACAGAGCGCAGGATGCCTACAACAGATTAACCGTGTTACATGACAACAACAGCCTGCCGGAGATACAATATGTAGAAGTAAAAACTGCACTGGAGCAGGCTCAATCCGCTGAACGTATCGCCCGTAAAGGATTATCCGATTGTAATTTGTATGCTCCCTTCTCCGGAATTGTAAGTAAGCGCTACCTCGATGCAGGAGCCAATGTGATGCCGGGGTCTCCTGTTTATAATCTGGTGACAATAAATACGGTAAAAGTTAAGATTGCAATACCCGAACGCGAAATATCAGCTTTGAGAGTGGGACAAGCCTGTACAATTAAAATATCGGCTTTGGACGATAGTTCATTCGATGGGAAAATTGTAGAAAAAGGGATATCCGCACATCCGGTATCCCATACTTATGACATCAAGGTACAGATCGTAAATAAAGATTCCCGCATCATGCCGGGGATGGTTTGTAAAGCTTACCTGTCTAATGACAGGACTTCAACAGGAAATAAATTCTCGGATATCGTTGTACCGCTTAAATCTGTGCAACTGGATGCATCAGGTAAACATTTTGTGTGGCTGAAAGACTCCCAGGATAAAGCTGTATATAAAGAAGTCGTTTTAGGTAAACTGATCGGTAACGGTGTAACCATTGTGGGAGGACTTAAGGACGGAGATGAGCTTATTACCGAAGGCTATCAGAATATAAGCCCGGGATCAGTGGTTGAAGTCACTAATAAATAA
- a CDS encoding efflux RND transporter permease subunit: MKEEKGLIAWSIRYNKIILLIVGILIIFGIFALKVMPKQEFPVFTIRQGVVVGVYPGATSAEVEEQLTKPLERFLFTYKEVKKSKTYSYSKDGMVYVFVELNDNVNNKDEVWSKIKHGLSLFKMQLPGGVMALIANDDFGDTSALLISIESDTKTPRQLQTYMENLEDKLRTVESVSNLRRYGVQNEQISVYIEKEKIASYGINIASLYKTLLTKGFITASGKIDNADMVVPIHISRPYQSERDLEEQIVYSDVQGNHIRLKDIARVVREYPDPTSYTTNNGKACLILSAEMREGYNIVQYGKDVDIVIARFQQTIPDDIKIQRIADQPQVVNDSTNTFLKELLMAIIAVIIVTMTLLPLRVAGVAASSIPITIFISIGLMFAFGMELNTVTLAALIVVLGMIVDNSIVIVDSYLEKLDHGIPRREASIASAKEYFKAIFSATLAIGITFFPFLITFTGQMYDFVIAFPWTILITLSISLLVAILVIPYFQYVFIKKGLVKEEVTDKSRPKKKSMLGKIQSSYNRLIEAVFRYPKLSLSIGVLSIIVGIALALTLPIKLMPIAERNQFAVEIYLPQGSSLEQTEAIAKDMETILHKDERVLSVTAFMGSGSPRFHTVYAPKLGGTNFAQFIVNTTSSSDTENLLDEYASKYAYRYPNAFVKFKQLDYQMGVDADIEIRLSGDSISDLKEFSDSLMVRLKQMNEPLRVYTNYEEILPGINIALDPVESNRQDISEAIVGLGLASRFGGAPITTLWEGDYSVPVVLKSQWEKKDPTAEDVSNEYVSGLVSPAVPLRQVATVSADWNQGQIVRRNGVRTLSVYVDLKRGEKVSQVQSKIEKLVENQSSSDSLSHGVSISYGGVKDFHEENFPKIIKGLSISIFIIFFILVFHFKKVSLATLVLSSTLLSILGAVIGLKIMGLDFSITSVLGVVSLIGIIVRNGIIMYDYTEELRYKHGHSVLDACIEAGKRRMRPIFLTSAAASMGVIPMIVSQSPLWAPMGTVICFGTMISMMFILTMLPLMYWFAYRKEDNKPKIKIENEE, encoded by the coding sequence ATGAAAGAAGAAAAAGGCCTTATAGCCTGGTCTATAAGATACAATAAGATTATTTTGCTTATTGTGGGAATACTCATCATATTCGGTATTTTTGCATTGAAGGTTATGCCCAAACAGGAATTTCCTGTTTTCACTATCCGCCAAGGAGTCGTGGTTGGAGTATATCCGGGTGCTACTTCAGCAGAAGTGGAAGAACAACTGACTAAACCTCTGGAACGTTTTCTATTTACCTACAAAGAAGTCAAAAAATCAAAGACCTATTCTTATTCCAAAGACGGGATGGTTTATGTTTTTGTGGAGCTGAATGATAATGTAAATAATAAGGACGAAGTCTGGTCAAAAATAAAACATGGTTTATCTCTGTTTAAGATGCAGTTACCAGGTGGAGTAATGGCTCTTATCGCTAATGATGATTTTGGAGATACCTCTGCCCTACTTATTTCGATAGAGTCAGATACCAAAACTCCGCGCCAGTTACAAACTTACATGGAGAATCTGGAGGACAAGCTACGAACAGTAGAATCTGTATCCAATTTACGTCGTTACGGTGTTCAAAACGAACAGATTAGTGTCTATATTGAAAAAGAAAAAATAGCAAGTTACGGAATCAATATTGCCAGCCTGTACAAAACATTACTAACCAAGGGATTTATTACAGCCAGTGGAAAAATTGACAATGCAGATATGGTTGTTCCCATCCACATTTCACGTCCTTATCAGTCAGAAAGAGACTTGGAAGAACAAATAGTCTATTCGGATGTGCAAGGCAACCATATCCGCCTGAAAGATATAGCGCGAGTGGTACGTGAATACCCGGATCCGACAAGCTATACTACCAACAATGGTAAAGCCTGCCTTATTCTATCGGCAGAAATGAGGGAAGGATATAATATTGTTCAGTACGGAAAAGATGTAGACATCGTTATTGCCAGATTTCAGCAAACAATTCCCGATGATATAAAAATACAACGAATAGCCGATCAACCTCAGGTGGTAAACGATTCAACCAATACCTTTCTGAAAGAATTATTAATGGCTATCATAGCTGTAATAATTGTAACCATGACTCTGCTGCCGTTACGTGTTGCCGGAGTTGCTGCGTCTTCTATTCCCATTACCATTTTTATTTCCATCGGTCTGATGTTTGCATTCGGAATGGAACTTAATACGGTAACGCTTGCAGCCCTTATTGTTGTCTTGGGTATGATTGTAGATAATTCGATTGTGATTGTCGACAGCTATCTGGAAAAGCTGGATCATGGCATCCCTAGGCGGGAAGCATCCATAGCCAGTGCTAAGGAATATTTTAAAGCTATTTTCTCTGCAACATTAGCCATTGGAATAACCTTCTTCCCTTTTTTAATAACCTTCACCGGACAAATGTATGACTTTGTGATCGCATTCCCATGGACGATACTTATCACACTGAGTATCTCATTACTGGTAGCTATATTGGTTATCCCTTATTTTCAATATGTATTTATAAAAAAAGGGTTAGTAAAAGAAGAAGTCACAGATAAGAGTAGGCCGAAGAAAAAATCGATGCTCGGCAAAATACAATCTTCGTATAACCGATTGATCGAAGCTGTTTTCCGCTATCCGAAGCTATCCCTATCTATTGGGGTCTTGTCTATTATCGTTGGTATTGCACTAGCTCTTACCTTACCGATAAAGCTGATGCCAATAGCAGAACGCAATCAATTTGCCGTAGAAATTTATCTACCGCAGGGCAGCTCATTGGAACAAACTGAAGCGATAGCAAAAGATATGGAGACAATACTTCATAAAGATGAGCGGGTGTTATCTGTAACAGCCTTTATGGGTAGTGGTTCTCCTCGTTTTCATACGGTTTATGCGCCAAAATTGGGAGGAACAAATTTTGCACAATTCATAGTCAATACAACTTCCAGCAGCGATACAGAAAACTTATTGGACGAGTATGCTTCTAAATATGCTTACCGTTATCCCAATGCGTTTGTCAAATTTAAACAGTTGGATTACCAAATGGGTGTTGATGCCGATATAGAGATCCGTTTGTCAGGAGATAGTATCAGCGACTTGAAGGAATTCAGTGACAGCCTGATGGTCAGATTAAAACAGATGAATGAACCTCTCAGGGTTTATACAAACTACGAAGAGATACTACCGGGGATCAATATCGCACTCGATCCTGTCGAATCAAATCGGCAGGATATCAGTGAGGCAATAGTAGGATTAGGGCTGGCATCACGTTTTGGAGGAGCCCCGATAACTACTTTGTGGGAAGGAGATTATTCGGTTCCTGTCGTATTAAAGTCACAATGGGAAAAGAAAGACCCAACAGCCGAAGATGTTTCAAATGAGTATGTTTCAGGTCTGGTTTCGCCGGCAGTTCCCCTACGCCAAGTGGCGACTGTATCTGCCGACTGGAACCAAGGGCAGATAGTACGACGTAACGGTGTACGTACATTATCGGTATATGTAGATTTGAAAAGAGGGGAAAAAGTGAGTCAAGTACAATCAAAAATTGAAAAACTCGTTGAGAATCAATCCTCATCTGATTCTCTATCACATGGCGTCAGCATATCCTATGGTGGTGTAAAAGATTTTCATGAGGAAAACTTCCCTAAAATAATCAAAGGGTTATCTATATCTATCTTTATCATTTTCTTTATTCTGGTATTCCATTTTAAGAAAGTGAGCTTAGCGACTTTGGTATTGTCATCCACTTTGCTTAGTATACTCGGAGCTGTGATCGGATTAAAGATAATGGGGCTCGATTTCAGTATAACCAGTGTACTCGGTGTCGTTAGCTTGATCGGTATCATTGTGCGTAATGGCATTATTATGTATGATTATACAGAAGAGCTAAGATATAAACACGGACACTCGGTGCTTGATGCATGTATAGAGGCCGGTAAACGAAGGATGCGCCCCATATTTCTGACATCGGCTGCTGCATCGATGGGAGTTATCCCGATGATTGTCAGTCAAAGTCCACTTTGGGCACCTATGGGAACCGTTATATGTTTCGGCACAATGATATCAATGATGTTTATTTTGACGATGCTTCCTCTGATGTATTGGTTTGCATATCGCAAAGAAGACAATAAACCTAAAATTAAAATTGAAAATGAAGAATAA
- a CDS encoding thioredoxin family protein produces MAISYLSPNSAVPYTDKTKRESMRIKPEYFILALIVVISLCYILGNREIENQDQLGTNSSLINITPDKLQDSISMGMSFVLFYQPNSDVCKNMECKLNRLALEKGKMVRFNTVNIKDENDVTDKYNISGTPNILLFKNGQEYKRIMGIVPFSNLEMIYERDLK; encoded by the coding sequence ATGGCGATATCATACCTGTCGCCTAATAGTGCAGTTCCCTATACCGACAAAACAAAGAGAGAGAGTATGCGAATCAAACCAGAGTATTTTATACTCGCACTGATTGTTGTTATTTCACTTTGTTACATTCTTGGGAATCGTGAAATAGAGAATCAGGATCAGTTGGGAACCAATTCGTCTTTGATAAATATAACTCCGGATAAACTTCAGGACAGTATTTCGATGGGAATGTCCTTTGTCCTGTTTTATCAACCGAACTCCGACGTTTGCAAAAACATGGAATGTAAACTGAATCGATTGGCTCTGGAGAAAGGCAAGATGGTTCGTTTCAATACTGTCAACATAAAAGATGAAAATGATGTTACTGATAAATATAATATATCAGGGACACCCAATATATTGCTATTTAAAAACGGACAAGAATACAAGCGAATTATGGGTATTGTCCCTTTTTCAAACTTAGAAATGATATATGAACGTGATCTCAAATGA
- a CDS encoding TolC family protein yields MKNKYITSTIIILCMTSLNLGAQNKYNIESCKEMAIVNNRKIKNSRLEIDASKQAKKEVFTNYFPSISASGMGLLPKDPLMSLNLAGMSLGLLDKGFEAGITVTQPIFAGGKIVTGNKLADLGTEVSQYQAKLSENEVLLNTEGLYWQLVSLYEKEKTLNIIDAQLDVLLKDVELSYKTGLITNNDVLKVKLKKNEVQSNHINLENGIKLVKMSMCQLMGLELSVSDNFDIAVPDIENAESPIAYYVDHSTALSERMESKLLDKNVEATKLQTKMKRGDYLPTVAVGASYYGENIIDKWRGNGILFASVSVPLSGWWGGSHAIKRQKIQEQIALNNKVDTQEQLLLQMQNVKNELDNAYKQILLAKDGVEQSTENLRLNTNYYKAGTVTLTDVLDAQTLLQQNRDKYVESYTGYQKKRIEYLQVTGR; encoded by the coding sequence ATGAAGAATAAATATATTACCTCTACAATTATAATACTGTGCATGACAAGTCTAAATCTGGGAGCACAGAACAAATACAATATTGAAAGTTGTAAAGAGATGGCTATCGTGAATAACCGGAAAATAAAAAACAGCCGTTTAGAGATCGATGCCTCAAAACAAGCAAAGAAGGAAGTGTTTACGAACTATTTCCCATCGATAAGTGCTTCGGGTATGGGGCTATTACCAAAAGATCCCTTGATGTCTTTGAATCTGGCAGGAATGTCATTGGGTTTGTTAGACAAAGGGTTTGAAGCTGGGATAACGGTTACTCAACCAATATTTGCCGGAGGGAAAATAGTAACAGGGAACAAACTCGCTGATTTAGGAACAGAAGTAAGCCAGTACCAGGCAAAACTATCAGAAAATGAAGTACTCTTAAATACTGAAGGTCTCTATTGGCAATTGGTCTCATTATACGAAAAAGAAAAAACGCTTAATATAATAGATGCTCAACTGGATGTACTACTCAAAGATGTGGAACTGTCTTATAAAACAGGGCTTATAACAAATAACGATGTACTGAAGGTAAAACTGAAAAAAAATGAAGTACAAAGTAATCATATCAATCTGGAAAATGGGATTAAACTTGTGAAAATGTCTATGTGCCAGCTAATGGGATTGGAACTGTCCGTATCTGATAATTTTGATATTGCTGTACCGGATATTGAAAATGCAGAATCGCCCATAGCATATTATGTCGATCATAGCACAGCTTTATCCGAAAGGATGGAAAGCAAATTACTCGACAAAAATGTGGAAGCAACCAAATTACAAACAAAGATGAAGAGGGGTGATTATTTGCCTACAGTAGCGGTAGGAGCATCCTATTACGGTGAGAACATCATTGATAAATGGAGAGGAAACGGTATTTTATTCGCGTCGGTAAGTGTACCTCTTTCAGGTTGGTGGGGAGGTTCACATGCTATCAAACGGCAAAAAATACAGGAACAGATTGCGTTGAATAACAAAGTTGACACACAAGAACAGTTGCTCTTACAGATGCAGAATGTGAAAAATGAGCTGGATAATGCCTATAAGCAGATTTTACTGGCAAAAGACGGTGTAGAACAATCTACTGAAAACCTAAGACTGAATACGAACTACTATAAAGCAGGTACGGTTACATTAACCGATGTACTTGATGCCCAAACCTTATTGCAGCAAAATCGGGACAAGTATGTAGAGTCGTATACCGGTTACCAAAAGAAACGGATTGAATACTTACAAGTAACTGGACGTTAA